In Arthrobacter ramosus, one DNA window encodes the following:
- a CDS encoding ABC transporter permease subunit: protein MRGPAFIKTAVSRAVALFAIVVLIGLLPWLSGQSPEYTILRARYADREATDETLGMIRAELGLDRGPLHIFLDWAGGLLRGDMGNSWITNTPVGPGTVETLGVSVTLMACAVAVATAVAAALCVPSVVRGLAGNPGRGSGVVAAAMTALPEFLLAAMLLVVGAVWLGWFPPYGWQGMDHAVLPALSLGLPAGGLIGRLLSDAINLAFAEKWVGTWAMAGASRARLTAAVLRRALPTVTSQIGLVLIGLTGGAVAVEKVFAIPGLGRAVLGAASAQDIPALQAGVLALLMLAVAAGSLSAAARYLLLGAALRSGTVPVPDSPGRSRRRDAAVPLVAAGALLLIVVAGLLRDPFTSSHPRLAGPGFELPFGADASGRDLLARVGHGAVSTLGTALLVVLACLVIGIVVGLFPLAATGPLEVANAAPPILAGLIVAVMTGPSAEGATIAVTLVSWAPLAAHTAALAQEARAQPHVKILPILGVGRVRILWRYILPAILGPVFRHSMLRIPGIALALAALGFLGLGPHQPSPEWGLILAEGINYVERAPWAVAAPASALILASILAVSLSSVTWSREQGERSPQQPTSFAADTASAGPEPRARNREPASKTVDR, encoded by the coding sequence ATGCGGGGCCCGGCGTTCATCAAAACCGCGGTTTCCCGGGCCGTGGCACTCTTCGCCATAGTTGTGCTGATCGGGCTCTTGCCGTGGCTTTCGGGACAAAGCCCGGAGTACACCATCCTGCGGGCCCGGTACGCCGACCGGGAAGCAACTGATGAAACGCTGGGCATGATCCGCGCGGAGCTCGGACTCGATCGAGGGCCGCTGCACATCTTCCTCGACTGGGCCGGAGGCCTTTTGCGCGGGGACATGGGAAATTCCTGGATTACGAACACGCCTGTTGGCCCCGGCACTGTGGAAACCCTCGGAGTCTCCGTCACCCTGATGGCCTGCGCGGTGGCCGTTGCAACGGCGGTGGCCGCGGCGCTGTGCGTTCCTTCCGTGGTGCGCGGGCTGGCCGGGAACCCGGGCCGGGGTTCCGGCGTCGTGGCTGCGGCCATGACTGCGCTCCCCGAGTTCCTCCTGGCGGCGATGCTCCTCGTCGTCGGTGCGGTGTGGCTGGGCTGGTTCCCGCCGTACGGCTGGCAGGGCATGGACCACGCGGTGTTGCCGGCCCTCTCCCTCGGCCTGCCCGCCGGCGGGCTCATCGGGCGGCTGCTTTCCGACGCCATCAACCTGGCGTTCGCCGAAAAATGGGTGGGTACCTGGGCCATGGCCGGAGCCAGCCGCGCCAGGCTCACCGCGGCGGTGCTCCGCCGGGCCCTGCCAACGGTGACGAGCCAGATCGGGCTTGTCCTCATTGGCCTCACCGGCGGGGCGGTTGCCGTTGAGAAGGTCTTCGCGATTCCCGGTTTGGGCCGCGCGGTCCTGGGCGCGGCGAGCGCCCAGGACATCCCCGCGCTGCAGGCAGGAGTACTGGCCCTTCTCATGCTGGCCGTCGCGGCAGGTTCCCTCAGCGCCGCGGCCAGATATCTTTTGTTGGGAGCGGCGCTGCGCTCGGGGACAGTTCCGGTTCCGGACTCGCCGGGAAGATCACGACGGCGGGATGCCGCCGTTCCGCTCGTTGCGGCGGGAGCGTTGCTGCTCATCGTCGTCGCGGGCTTGCTTCGCGATCCATTCACCTCGAGCCATCCGCGGCTTGCCGGCCCGGGCTTCGAGCTGCCTTTCGGGGCCGATGCCAGCGGGCGGGACCTCCTTGCCCGGGTGGGGCACGGTGCCGTGTCCACGCTGGGAACTGCTTTGCTCGTAGTGCTGGCTTGCCTTGTGATCGGGATCGTCGTCGGGCTCTTCCCGCTCGCGGCGACCGGTCCCCTTGAAGTAGCCAACGCCGCTCCGCCTATCCTGGCCGGCCTGATCGTTGCCGTGATGACCGGGCCCTCGGCCGAAGGTGCGACGATAGCTGTCACCCTGGTCAGTTGGGCACCCCTGGCCGCCCACACCGCGGCCTTGGCGCAGGAGGCGAGGGCCCAACCCCATGTGAAGATCCTTCCGATCCTGGGCGTAGGGCGGGTCCGCATCCTCTGGCGCTATATCCTCCCGGCCATCCTTGGCCCGGTGTTCAGGCATTCGATGCTCCGGATACCGGGGATCGCGCTTGCCTTGGCTGCCCTGGGGTTCCTCGGCCTCGGCCCTCATCAGCCGTCGCCCGAGTGGGGCCTCATCCTCGCTGAGGGAATCAACTACGTGGAGCGTGCCCCTTGGGCCGTTGCCGCCCCGGCGTCGGCGTTGATCCTCGCCTCGATCCTTGCTGTTTCATTGTCGAGCGTGACATGGTCGCGGGAACAAGGGGAACGTAGCCCTCAACAACCGACCAGTTTCGCCGCTGACACTGCCAGCGCCGGCCCGGAACCACGCGCCCGGAACCGGGAACCCGCGTCAAAAACAGTAGATCGTTGA